From a single Lolium rigidum isolate FL_2022 chromosome 7, APGP_CSIRO_Lrig_0.1, whole genome shotgun sequence genomic region:
- the LOC124674653 gene encoding pentatricopeptide repeat-containing protein At3g22150, chloroplastic-like: MAPPQCAVSPPPASPTNAKSRTQLAATQVKKLCKQGRLEHARRLLLDALPRPPPTLLCNVLLIAYAAAALPDHALRLYALLNHAARPPPRSDHYTYSCALTACARSRRLRHGRSVHAHLLRRARALPDTAVLRNSLLNLYASCARYRHGGVDVVRSLFVAMPTSKRNVVSWNTLFSWYVRTGRPEEALEMFVRMLEDAIKPTPVSFVNIFPAAGSVDPSWPFVLYGLLIKHGVEYVNDLFVVSSAIGMFSETGDVQSARTVFDRAAKKNIEVWNTMITGYVQNWRFSEAMDLFTQILGSKAVPPDVVTFLSAVTAASQSQDGRLGQQLHCYLMKGLRSELPVILGNALAVMYSRCGNVQTAFELFDRLPEKDIVSWNTMVTAFVQNDFDFEGLLLLYQMQKSGFVPDAVTLTAALSAASNTGDLQIGKQSHGYLIRHGIEGEGLESYLIDMYSKSGRVDMAQKVFDSHGTGRDEVTWNAMIAGYTQSGQPEQAVLAFRAMIQAGVEPTSVTLASVLPACDPVGGGVCAGKQIHSFALRHSLDTNVFVGTALVDMYSKCGEISAAENVFGGMTEKSTVTYTTMISGLGQHGFGERALSLFYLMQDKGLKPDAVTFLAAISACNYSGLVDEGLSLYRSMETFGLSATPQHHCCIVDLLAKAGRVDEAYDFVESLGEDGNFIAIWGSLLASCKAQGKMELAAWATEKVLNIEKQYGHAGYNVLLSQLFAAEGNWSSADSLRKEMRLRRLMKKAGSSWIEVQSPALQDRSIERNQNYPENDNILLMLDGDI; this comes from the coding sequence ATGGCTCCTCCTCAGTGCGCCGTCTCCCCGCCTCCCGCTTCCcccaccaatgccaagagcaggacGCAGCTCGCGGCGACGCAGGTCAAGAAGCTGTGCAAGCAGGGCCGGCTCGAGCACgcgcggcggctgctgctggacgcgctgccgcgcccgccgccgacGCTGCTCTGCAACGTGCTCCTCatcgcctacgccgccgccgcgctcccggACCACGCGCTCCGCCTCTACGCGCTCCTCAACCACGCCGCGCGCCCGCCGCCCCGCTCCGACCACTACACCTACTCCTGCGCGCTCACCGCCTGCGCCCGCTCCCGCCGCCTGCGCCACGGCAGGTCCGTCCACGCgcacctcctccgccgcgcccgcgcgctcCCGGACACCGCCGTCCTCCGCAACTCGCTGCTCAACCTCTACGCCTCCTGCGCGCGCTACCGCCACGGCGGCGTGGATGTCGTCCGCAGCCTGTTCGTCGCAATGCCTACCAGCAAGAGGAACGTCGTTTCCTGGAACACCCTCTTCAGCTGGTACGTCAGGACCGGCCGTCCCGAGGAGGCCCTGGAGATGTTCGTGCGGATGCTAGAGGATGCCATCAAGCCCACGCCGGTCAGCTTCGTCAATATCTTCCCGGCAGCGGGAAGCGTAGACCCCAGCTGGCCATTCGTGCTCTACGGTCTGCTGATAAAGCATGGGGTGGAGTACGTCAACGATCTCTTCGTCGTCAGCTCCGCGATCGGCATGTTCTCCGAGACCGGGGATGTGCAGTCAGCTCGGACGGTCTTCGACCGCGCTGCAAAGAAGAACATCGAGGTTTGGAACACGATGATCACCGGGTACGTGCAGAACTGGCGGTTCTCTGAGGCCATGGATCTCTTTACCCAGATACTGGGGTCTAAAGCGGTTCCGCCGGATGTGGTGACTTTCTTGTCAGCGGTCACAGCGGCCTCGCAGTCACAGGATGGCAGGCTGGGCCAGCAACTGCATTGCTACTTGATGAAAGGGTTGCGCAGCGAGCTGCCCGTGATACTCGGTAACGCGCTTGCTGTGATGTACTCGAGATGCGGCAATGTCCAAACTGCCTTTGAGCTGTTTGATCGGCTGCCAGAGAAGGACATTGTTTCTTGGAACACCATGGTCACTGCTTTTGTGCAAAATGATTTCGACTTCGAGGGCCTCTTGCTCCTCTATCAGATGCAGAAGTCAGGTTTCGTTCCTGATGCGGTGACGTTGACTGCAGCGCTGTCTGCAGCTTCCAATACGGGAGACCTGCAGATTGGTAAACAATCACACGGTTATCTCATCAGGCATGGCATTGAAGGTGAGGGTTTGGAGAGTTATCTAATAGACATGTACTCCAAATCTGGTCGTGTAGACATGGCCCAGAAAGTGTTTGATAGCCATGGGACTGGCAGAGATGAGGTCACTTGGAATGCTATGATAGCAGGGTACACACAGAGTGGCCAGCCTGAACAGGCGGTCTTAGCATTCCGGGCGATGATTCAGGCAGGTGTGGAACCTACTTCGGTGACACTGGCTTCGGTGCTTCCCGCTTGTGACCCTGTTGGAGGGGGTGTATGTGCAGGGAAGCAGATCCATTCTTTTGCTCTGCGCCATTCTTTGGATACCAATGTCTTTGTCGGTACAGCTCTTGTCGATATGTACTCCAAGTGCGGGGAGATTTCTGCCGCAGAAAATGTCTTTGGTGGCATGACAGAGAAGAGCACTGTCACCTACACGACAATGATTTCTGGTCTTGGTCAGCACGGTTTCGGCGAGAGAGCACTATCCCTCTTCTACTTGATGCAAGACAAGGGGTTAAAGCCTGACGCTGTGACCTTCTTGGCGGCAATTTCAGCATGTAATTACTCTGGACTGGTCGATGAAGGTCTTTCTTTGTACAGGTCAATGGAAACATTTGGACTTTCAGCCACTCCTCAGCACCATTGCTGCATTGTGGACTTGTTGGCTAAAGCCGGGAGGGTGGATGAAGCATATGACTTTGTAGAAAGTCTGGGTGAGGATGGGAACTTCATCGCTATCTGGGGTTCGCTTCTTGCATCCTGCAAAGCACAGGGCAAGATGGAGTTGGCAGCATGGGCGACTGAGAAGGTGCTCAACATCGAGAAGCAGTATGGTCATGCAGGCTACAATGTCCTGCTGTCCCAGTTATTTGCTGCTGAGGGTAACTGGAGTAGTGCTGATAGTCTGAGAAAAGAGATGAGGTTAAGGAGGTTGATGAAAAAAGCGGGTTCAAGTTGGATCGAAGTCCAAAGTCCAGCATTACAGGACAGGTCTATCGAGAGAAACCAAAATTATCCTGAAAATGATAACATATTGCTGATGCTTGATGGGGATATTTGA
- the LOC124671380 gene encoding alkylated DNA repair protein ALKBH8 homolog produces the protein MAKSGYTRPPPIAEATAPSAILFVANCGPAVGLTHDDVAAAFGAFGEVEGVSAADDSGARVIVRFREPAAAGAAMVALHGRPCGRLAGRVLHIRYSVPAPKPKAPAGVSLPVALSSSELGIPGIHLVEEFVTAAEEQELLDAVDSRPWKRLAKRRVQHYGYEFLYETRNVDSKQFLGELPSFVSKILEKIVTFPGAKSCTTKLVDQLTVNEYPCGVGLSPHIDTHSAFEEMIFSLSLAGPCIMEFRQYPKGSWRAPSMVNGTDETSIQGPQCIRKAVFLPPRSMLLMSGEGRYAWHHYIPHHKIDDVAGQVIKRSLRRVSFTFRKVRMGLCDCEYGQFCDSQSK, from the exons ATGGCGAAGTCCGGCTACACGCGCCCGCCGCCCATCGCCGAGGCCACCGCTCCCAGCGCCATCCTGTTCGTGGCCAACTGCGGGCCGGCGGTGGGGCTGACCCACGACGACGTCGCCGCGGCCTTCGGTGCCTTCGGGGAGGTCGAGGGGGTCAGCGCCGCCGACGACAGCGGCGCGCGCGTCATCGTCCGGTTCCGCGAGCCCGCCGCCGCGGGGGCCGCGATGGTCGCGCTCCACGGGCGCCCCTGCGGCCGCCTCGCCGGGCGCGTGCTGCACATACGCTACTCGGTGCCGGCCCCCAAGCCCAAGgccccggccggcgtctcccTTCCGGTGGCCCTGTCGTCGTCTGAGCTCGGTATCCCGGGCATTCACTTGGTCGAGGAGTTCGTCACTGCTGCAGAGGAACAG GAACTTCTTGACGCTGTGGATAGCAGACCGTGGAAAAGATTGGCCAAAAGACGAGTTCAGCATTACGGTTATGAGTTTCTGTATGAA ACGAGGAATGTTGATTCGAAGCAGTTCCTGGGTGAATTGCCATCTTTTGTTTCGAAAATCCTTGAAAAAATTGTTACGTTCCCTGGCGCGAAGAGCTGTACTACTAAACTGGTCGATCAATTAACA GTAAATGAATATCCTTGTGGTGTAGGTTTATCTCCACATATAGACACACACTCAGCATTCGAAGAAATGATCTTCAGCCTTTCTTTGGCTGGACCTTGCATTATGGAGTTTAGACAATATCCTAAAGGCAGTTGGCGTGCTCCAAGTATGGTCAATGGAACTGATGAAACTAGCATCCAAGGTCCACAATGCATTAGGAAAGCTGTCTTCCTTCCTCCTCGGTCGATGTTACTGATGTCTGGAGAAGGCCGATATGCTTGGCAtcactatataccacaccataag ATTGATGATGTGGCTGGTCAAGTCATTAAAAGAAGTTTGCGGCGGGTTTCTTTCACATTCCGAAAG GTGAGAATGGGCCTTTGTGATTGTGAATATGGGCAATTTTGTGATTCTCAGAGTAAGTAA